A section of the Portunus trituberculatus isolate SZX2019 chromosome 20, ASM1759143v1, whole genome shotgun sequence genome encodes:
- the LOC123506517 gene encoding uncharacterized protein LOC123506517, with protein MANTILRAMLAAAVIAWLGTDLAVGQVAEPDTSSPETSAWTPGRIAQVTLAVIESALLTFVLLFPAVMDPVVQFINDNIGSSGSRRRREVQSVVMDQAASLHSLLLDAIDQFEDMDYTLTSLKD; from the exons ATGGCGAACACGAT TTTACGAGCAATGCTGGCAGCGGCGGTAATAGCTTGGCTGGGCACAGACCTTGCGGTGGGGCAGGTGGCGGAGCCTGACACCTCGTCGCCTGAGACCTCCGCGTGGACTCCTGGACGCATTGCGCAG GTGACATTGGCCGTGATTGAGTCTGCGCTGCTCACCTTTGTGCTGCTCTTCCCAGCCGTCATGGACCCCGTCGTGCAGTTTATCAATGACAAT ATCGGTAGCAGCGGGTCTCGGCGGCGGCGGGAGGTGCAGTCCGTGGTGATGGACCAGGCGGCGTCCCTTCACAGCCTCCTGCTGGATGCCATAGACCAGTTCGAGGATATGGACTACACTCTCACCTCGTTAAAGGACTAA